In Streptomyces sp. NBC_00344, the genomic window TATGGGCCTCGACTGGAACGGCGCAGCCGAGCTGATCCGCCGGTCCGCGGCCGAGGCCGCATCGGTCGGCGGAGCCATCGCCTGCGGCGTCGGCACCGATCAGCTCGGTCCGGGCCCGGCGGCCCTGCACGAGGTCGTCGAGGCGTACGAGGCCCAGCTGGCCCTGGTCGAGGAGACCGGAGCTCAGGCGATCCTGATGGCCTCGAGAGCGCTCGCGGCGGCCGCGAAGAGCCCCGACGACTATCTGGAGGTCTACGGCCACCTGCTGCGGCAGTGCGCCGAACCGGTCGTCCTGCACTGGCTCGGCCCGATGTTCGACCCGGCGCTGGACGGCTACTGGGGCTCGTCCGGCCTCGACACCGCGACCGAGACCTTCCTGCAGGTCATCGCGGCCCACCCGGGCAAGGTGGACGGCATCAAGGTGTCGCTGCTCGACGCGGAGCGGGAAGTGGATCTCCGCCGCCGCCTCCCCGACGGGGTGCGCTGCTACACCGGGGACGACTTCCACTACCCGGAGCTGATCGAGGGCGACGAACACGGATTCAGCCACGCCCTGCTCGGCATCTTCGATCCGCTGGGCCCGCTCGCCGCCGCCGCGGTCCGGGTGCTGGACAGCGGTGACCGCGCAGGCTTCCGGGACATGCTCGATCCCACCGTCGAGCTGTCCCGCCATCTCTTCCAGCGGCCGACCCGTTTCTACAAGACCGGTGTCGTCCTGCTCGCCTGGCTCGCGGGCCACCAGTCGCACTTCACCATGGCCGGCGGCCTGCAGTCGGCCCGCTCGCTGCCGCACATCTCCCGGGCCTACGAACTGGCCGACCGGCTCGGCCTGTTCCCGGATCCGGCGCTGGCCCAGGCCCGGATGACCTCGCTTCTGCATGTGTACGGAGTCCAGCAGTGACCCAGGACCTCTCACGCCTCAGCATCAACCAGATGACCGTGAAGCAGCTCTCCCTGCCCGAACTGGTCGATGCCTGCCTGGACATGGGGATTCCCGGCGTCGGCCTCTGGCGGGAGCCGGTGCGGCAGTACGGCCTCGCGGCCGCCGCGAAGCTGGTGCGGGAAGCGGGTCTTGCCGTCACCACGCTCTGCCGGGGTGGATTCCTGACCGCGGCAGACCCGGCCGAGCGGGCCGCCGCGCTGGCGGACAACCGCGCGGCCGTCGACGAGGCGGCGACGCTCGGCACGGACACGCTGGTGCTGGTCTCGGGCGGCCTTCCGGCCGGCTCGAAGGACCTGCACGGGGCGCGGGAGCGGATCGCGGACGCACTGGCCGAACTGGGTCCGTACGCGGCCGGGCACGGGGTCCGGCTGGCGCTCGAACCACTGCACCCCATGTTCGCCGCCGACCGCTGTGTGATCTCGACCCTCGGCCAGGCCCTCGATCTGGCCGAACGTTTCCCGGCCGGGCAGGTGGGCGTGGCCGTCGACACCTACCACGTCTGGTGGGACGACCGGGCTCCCGCCCAGATCGCCCGGGCGGGAGAGAACCAGGGATGCCAGGGCGCGGCCCCGGCATCCGGCGGCGGGCCCGCGGCCGGGCGGATCCACACCTTCCAGGTGGCGGACTGGACGACTCCGCTGCCGGCCGGGGTGCTGAACGGACGCGGCCAGATCGGCGACGGTGCGATCGACCTGCGGCGATGGCGCGAACTGGTGGACGCCGCCGGCTATCGCGGCCCGATCGAGGTGGAGCTGTTCAACGAGGCCCTGTGGGAGCGCGAAGGTGTGGCGGTGCTGCGCGAAACCGCGGAGAGGTTCGCACGATTCGTCGTCCGGTGAGGCGCGATCGCACCCCTCCGCGCTCTCCGCGGGGAGCGCGGACGGGACCCGTGAAAATTACTGCCCGCAGCCGTACAACCCTTTCCGGGTGAGCGCAGTCGTACATGTCATCAGGGCTTCAAGGGGGACGGATCCGGGGGGAAACGGGGAGCTCTGACTCTGGGGGAGGGGAATGCGTTGGGGGTCCGGTCCACGACCGGACTCCCTCGCCATGCCGGGCCGGCACCCGCCGGGGGGCGGCGCGTCCGCGCGGCA contains:
- a CDS encoding dihydrodipicolinate synthase family protein encodes the protein MTILLPRAGGGTYRYTPRTEPAVLAPGGAPLTSRTVFSAAHVVADPWADVSPDSPAAVDWEATLAFRRHLWSHGLGVAEAMDTAQRGMGLDWNGAAELIRRSAAEAASVGGAIACGVGTDQLGPGPAALHEVVEAYEAQLALVEETGAQAILMASRALAAAAKSPDDYLEVYGHLLRQCAEPVVLHWLGPMFDPALDGYWGSSGLDTATETFLQVIAAHPGKVDGIKVSLLDAEREVDLRRRLPDGVRCYTGDDFHYPELIEGDEHGFSHALLGIFDPLGPLAAAAVRVLDSGDRAGFRDMLDPTVELSRHLFQRPTRFYKTGVVLLAWLAGHQSHFTMAGGLQSARSLPHISRAYELADRLGLFPDPALAQARMTSLLHVYGVQQ
- a CDS encoding sugar phosphate isomerase/epimerase family protein; this translates as MTVKQLSLPELVDACLDMGIPGVGLWREPVRQYGLAAAAKLVREAGLAVTTLCRGGFLTAADPAERAAALADNRAAVDEAATLGTDTLVLVSGGLPAGSKDLHGARERIADALAELGPYAAGHGVRLALEPLHPMFAADRCVISTLGQALDLAERFPAGQVGVAVDTYHVWWDDRAPAQIARAGENQGCQGAAPASGGGPAAGRIHTFQVADWTTPLPAGVLNGRGQIGDGAIDLRRWRELVDAAGYRGPIEVELFNEALWEREGVAVLRETAERFARFVVR